The following are from one region of the Microbacterium sp. cx-55 genome:
- a CDS encoding O-methyltransferase, producing the protein MPGHDASDRFAHEAIIEPEHIARARTHALEIGADPISARVGAQVAVLAAASRALNIVEIGTGAGVSGLWLLHGAPRAILTTIDKEPEHLATARRAFSDAKVPPARARFITGRASDVLPRMNEASYDIVFVDADPDGVIEYVEHGLRLVRPGGLVLVPRVLAGGAVADPVRREPITSAYRSLIQETQGSPAVIGALSIVGEGLLQLTTIDENRA; encoded by the coding sequence ATGCCCGGACACGACGCCAGCGACAGGTTCGCCCACGAGGCCATCATCGAACCCGAACACATCGCACGCGCACGCACACACGCCCTGGAGATCGGCGCCGACCCCATCAGCGCTCGCGTCGGCGCGCAGGTCGCGGTGCTCGCGGCCGCATCCCGCGCACTGAACATCGTGGAGATCGGCACCGGCGCGGGAGTGTCGGGACTGTGGCTGCTGCACGGTGCGCCGCGCGCCATCCTCACCACCATCGACAAAGAGCCGGAGCACCTCGCGACCGCTCGCCGCGCGTTCTCGGATGCCAAGGTTCCGCCCGCACGCGCCCGGTTCATCACGGGGCGGGCGTCCGACGTCCTCCCCCGCATGAACGAGGCGTCGTACGACATCGTGTTCGTGGACGCGGATCCGGATGGCGTCATCGAGTACGTCGAACATGGACTCCGGCTGGTTCGCCCGGGCGGTCTCGTGCTCGTGCCGCGAGTGCTGGCCGGCGGCGCCGTTGCCGATCCTGTGCGCCGGGAACCGATCACGAGCGCCTACCGTTCGCTCATCCAGGAGACCCAGGGTTCCCCCGCGGTCATCGGCGCACTGTCGATCGTCGGCGAGGGCCTCCTGCAGCTCACGACGATCGACGAGAACCGCGCGTAA
- a CDS encoding DUF3117 domain-containing protein, whose product MAAMKPRTGDGPMEAVKEGRLIIVRVPLEGGGRLVVSVNDAEAKELHGVLSEVVGA is encoded by the coding sequence ATGGCAGCCATGAAGCCGAGAACAGGGGACGGCCCGATGGAGGCTGTGAAGGAGGGGCGCCTCATCATCGTTCGCGTTCCGCTCGAAGGGGGCGGCCGTCTGGTCGTTTCGGTCAACGACGCCGAAGCCAAGGAACTGCACGGCGTGCTGAGCGAGGTCGTCGGCGCCTGA
- the dapE gene encoding succinyl-diaminopimelate desuccinylase: MPELDLSLSSIELTRLICDVPSVSGDETTLADMIADAVSALPHLDVYRDGDTIVALTDRGRAQRVVIAGHIDTVPINRNLPTRFADIDGVPSLWGRGTVDMKAGVAVQLHLAAELTDPRADITWMWYDHEEVDADLNGLTRLSRTRPDLFAGDFAILGEPSNGRIEGGCNGNLRAIVRTHGVRAHSARAWIGENAVHAAAPVLSRLAEYRPRTIEVEGLEYREGLNAVRISGGIAGNVIPDLCEIEVNYRFAPSRSVDEAEEHVRDVFAGFEVDVVDRADGARPGLDAPLAKEFLQAVGGVPRPKYGWTDVARFSALGVPAVNYGPGDPSLAHHDEEAVPLAQIDDVERGLRTWLTR; this comes from the coding sequence ATGCCCGAGCTCGATCTGTCCCTGAGCTCGATCGAGCTCACCCGCCTGATCTGCGACGTTCCGAGCGTGTCCGGCGACGAGACGACGCTCGCCGACATGATCGCGGATGCGGTCAGCGCCCTGCCGCACCTCGACGTCTACCGCGACGGCGACACGATCGTCGCGCTGACCGATCGCGGTCGCGCTCAGCGCGTCGTGATCGCCGGTCATATCGACACCGTTCCGATCAATCGCAACCTTCCCACCCGCTTCGCCGACATCGACGGCGTCCCGTCGCTCTGGGGGCGCGGCACGGTCGACATGAAGGCGGGCGTCGCCGTGCAACTGCACCTCGCGGCAGAGCTCACCGACCCCCGGGCCGACATCACGTGGATGTGGTACGACCACGAGGAGGTGGATGCCGACCTCAACGGCTTGACGCGGCTCTCCCGGACCCGCCCCGATCTCTTCGCCGGTGATTTCGCCATCCTCGGCGAACCGTCGAACGGCCGCATCGAGGGCGGATGCAACGGCAACCTGCGCGCGATCGTCCGCACGCACGGGGTGCGCGCACACAGCGCGCGGGCGTGGATCGGCGAGAATGCGGTGCACGCGGCGGCCCCTGTTCTCAGCCGGCTCGCGGAGTACCGCCCTCGCACCATCGAGGTGGAGGGGCTGGAGTACCGCGAGGGTCTGAACGCGGTGCGCATCAGCGGGGGCATCGCCGGCAACGTCATCCCGGACCTCTGCGAGATCGAGGTCAACTACCGGTTCGCGCCGAGCCGCTCGGTCGACGAAGCGGAGGAGCACGTGCGCGACGTGTTCGCCGGGTTCGAGGTGGATGTGGTCGACCGCGCCGACGGAGCGCGGCCCGGACTCGACGCGCCGCTCGCGAAGGAGTTCCTCCAGGCCGTCGGCGGCGTACCGCGCCCGAAGTACGGCTGGACCGACGTCGCGCGGTTCTCGGCGCTCGGGGTGCCGGCCGTGAACTACGGTCCCGGCGACCCGAGCCTCGCCCACCACGACGAGGAGGCCGTGCCGCTCGCTCAGATCGACGACGTCGAACGCGGACTCCGCACGTGGCTGACCCGCTGA
- the dapD gene encoding 2,3,4,5-tetrahydropyridine-2,6-dicarboxylate N-succinyltransferase — MTEQRAISGTGLATTSEDGTVLDTWFPRPRIDAGDSPADADAAAQELREFEGADERRRVTRTIVTVRIDPDAAPASTADAYLRLHALSHRLVRPGEVNLDGIFGHLPNVAWTNAGPVHPDVAAARRPALLAAGIQVQSLDKFPRLLDYVTPPGVRIADASRVRLGAYLSPGTTVMHEGFVNFNAGTLGTSMVEGRISQGVVVGDGSDIGGGASIMGTLSGGGTHRVSIGSRTLLGANAGIGISLGDDCVVEAGLYVTAGSKIVLADEAPGADGARPTAKGATLSGRNGLLFRRNSLSGAIEVVRRAGVGVTLNEALHA; from the coding sequence GTGACGGAACAGCGAGCGATATCAGGCACGGGACTGGCGACGACGAGCGAAGACGGGACGGTCCTCGACACCTGGTTCCCGCGGCCGCGGATCGACGCGGGCGATTCCCCCGCCGACGCGGACGCCGCCGCGCAGGAGCTGCGCGAGTTCGAGGGCGCCGACGAGCGCCGTCGCGTGACGCGCACGATCGTCACCGTGCGGATCGATCCGGATGCGGCGCCCGCATCCACCGCCGATGCCTACCTCCGGCTCCACGCCCTGTCGCACCGCCTCGTGCGTCCCGGCGAGGTGAACCTCGACGGGATCTTCGGGCACCTGCCGAATGTCGCGTGGACGAACGCGGGACCCGTGCATCCGGATGTCGCCGCCGCGCGACGACCGGCCCTGCTGGCGGCCGGCATCCAGGTGCAGAGCCTCGACAAGTTCCCGCGGCTCCTCGACTACGTGACCCCGCCGGGCGTGCGCATCGCGGATGCCTCGCGAGTGCGCCTGGGCGCGTACCTCTCCCCCGGCACCACCGTGATGCACGAGGGGTTCGTGAACTTCAACGCCGGCACCCTCGGCACCTCGATGGTCGAGGGACGCATCTCGCAGGGCGTCGTGGTCGGCGATGGCAGCGACATCGGCGGCGGCGCGTCCATCATGGGCACGCTGTCCGGCGGCGGCACGCACCGCGTGTCGATCGGATCCCGCACCCTGCTCGGCGCCAACGCCGGGATCGGCATCTCGCTCGGCGACGACTGCGTAGTCGAGGCCGGCCTCTACGTCACGGCCGGCTCCAAGATCGTGCTCGCCGACGAAGCGCCCGGCGCGGACGGCGCCCGCCCCACGGCCAAGGGAGCCACCCTCTCCGGCCGGAACGGTCTGCTCTTCCGCCGGAACTCGTTGAGCGGAGCGATCGAAGTCGTCCGCCGCGCCGGCGTCGGCGTCACCTTGAACGAAGCGCTGCACGCATGA
- a CDS encoding L-lactate permease — translation MWIQTTDPLGNALLSAVVAAIPILVFLLGLVVFKLKGMVAAAIALVVEIVVALAVFGMPAPAVAGAGVLGFLTSIWPIAFIIVMAVWLYRLAVASGRFAVIRSSIGGVSQDQRIQVLLISFAFGAFLEGAAGFGVPIAICAALLVQLGFRPVKAAMISLVANAGAGAYGAIGIPVIVAAQVTGLDVHELSRMMVLLLQPLTLLIPFLLVMILDGWRGLKETWPATLVVSLVFSGIQAGVLWFLGPELADIGAGLGTMVAVFLLGRVWQPRRIFREDGAAVPTPERHSVRDIVVAWSPFYILTAFIFVWSIPAFKALFAAANPATGAAAGPLAGTVFTWAIPGLSGAGTRPNGDLITAAWSFTPLNATGTAILLAVIVSFLTTRALGWRDLWVELGRTLRELWQALVLIALILMLANIANFSGGSASMGAALAAAGPVFPLLAPIIGWIGVFLTGSVVNNNTLFGPLQVATASGIGADPALLVAANTAGGNTAKVISPQSIAIAAGAVGLSGRESEILRASILYSLGMLVFICVWNFALSIMF, via the coding sequence ATGTGGATTCAGACGACGGACCCGCTCGGTAACGCGCTCCTGTCGGCGGTGGTGGCCGCAATTCCGATCCTGGTGTTCCTGCTGGGGCTCGTGGTCTTCAAACTCAAAGGCATGGTCGCGGCTGCGATCGCGCTCGTGGTCGAGATCGTGGTCGCGCTCGCGGTGTTCGGCATGCCCGCACCGGCCGTGGCCGGCGCCGGCGTTCTCGGCTTCCTGACGTCGATCTGGCCGATCGCGTTCATCATCGTCATGGCCGTCTGGCTGTACCGCCTGGCTGTCGCCAGCGGCCGGTTCGCCGTCATCCGGTCCTCGATCGGCGGCGTCTCTCAGGACCAGCGCATTCAGGTGCTGCTGATCAGCTTCGCCTTCGGCGCGTTCCTGGAGGGTGCGGCCGGCTTCGGTGTGCCGATCGCGATCTGCGCGGCCCTGCTCGTTCAGCTGGGGTTCCGGCCGGTCAAGGCCGCCATGATCTCGCTCGTCGCGAACGCCGGAGCCGGCGCGTACGGCGCCATCGGCATCCCGGTCATCGTGGCCGCCCAGGTCACGGGTCTCGACGTGCACGAGCTCTCGCGCATGATGGTGCTGCTGCTCCAGCCTCTGACGCTGCTGATCCCGTTCCTGCTCGTGATGATCCTCGACGGCTGGCGCGGACTCAAAGAGACCTGGCCCGCCACGCTCGTGGTCAGCCTGGTGTTCAGCGGCATCCAGGCCGGCGTGCTGTGGTTCCTCGGCCCGGAGCTCGCTGACATCGGCGCGGGCCTCGGCACGATGGTCGCGGTGTTCCTGCTCGGTCGCGTCTGGCAGCCACGGCGCATCTTCCGGGAGGACGGCGCTGCGGTGCCCACTCCCGAGCGTCACTCGGTGCGAGACATCGTGGTCGCGTGGAGCCCGTTCTACATCCTCACGGCGTTCATCTTCGTGTGGAGCATCCCGGCCTTCAAGGCGCTGTTCGCCGCGGCCAACCCGGCGACGGGCGCGGCGGCCGGTCCGCTCGCGGGAACGGTGTTCACCTGGGCGATCCCGGGGCTGTCCGGTGCCGGAACCCGGCCGAACGGCGACCTGATCACCGCGGCGTGGAGCTTCACACCGCTCAACGCGACCGGTACGGCGATTCTGCTGGCCGTCATCGTCTCCTTTCTGACGACGAGGGCGCTCGGATGGCGCGACCTCTGGGTCGAGCTCGGTCGAACGCTTCGCGAGCTCTGGCAGGCGCTCGTGCTGATCGCCCTGATCCTGATGCTCGCGAACATCGCGAACTTCTCCGGCGGATCCGCCTCGATGGGTGCCGCACTCGCGGCGGCGGGACCGGTCTTCCCCTTGCTCGCCCCGATCATCGGCTGGATCGGTGTGTTCCTCACCGGCTCGGTCGTCAACAACAACACGCTGTTCGGGCCGCTGCAGGTGGCGACCGCATCCGGCATCGGAGCGGACCCCGCTCTGCTCGTCGCGGCGAACACCGCGGGTGGCAACACGGCGAAGGTCATCTCGCCGCAATCCATCGCCATCGCGGCGGGGGCCGTAGGCCTGTCGGGCCGGGAGAGCGAGATCCTCCGGGCGTCGATCCTCTACAGCCTCGGGATGCTCGTGTTCATCTGCGTCTGGAACTTCGCCCTGTCGATCATGTTCTGA
- a CDS encoding citrate synthase — MSDADSPQENATLTVGGRTANLPVLHGTDGAPSIDVSTLTRQTGHTTLDYGFVNTAATKSAITYIDGDEGILRYRGYPIEQLAKNSTYLEVAWLLIYGELPSASELADFDNRIRRHTLLHEDLKRFFSALPHTAHPMSVLSAATAALSTYYENQSDPHNPEHVELNTVRMLAKLPVIAAYAHKKSVGQAFLYPDNSLSFVDNFLKLNFGVLSERYEISPVMSRALERLLILHEDHEQNASTSTVRLVGSTGANIFSSISAGINALSGPLHGGANEAVLDMLGRIRDSGESVERFVERVKNKEDGVKLMGFGHRVYKNYDPRAKLVKESADEVLAELGVSDPLLDLAKELEEIALSDDYFKERRLYPNVDFYTGVIYKAMGFPTRMFTVLFAIGRLPGWLAHWRELNTDPQSKIGRPQQLYTGAPERNYPGLG, encoded by the coding sequence ATGAGCGATGCCGATTCGCCGCAGGAGAACGCAACTCTCACCGTCGGAGGTCGTACGGCCAATCTGCCCGTGCTCCACGGCACCGATGGCGCCCCGAGCATCGACGTCTCGACGCTGACGCGTCAAACCGGGCACACGACGCTCGACTATGGGTTCGTCAACACCGCCGCCACGAAGTCCGCGATCACCTACATCGATGGCGACGAGGGCATTCTGCGCTACCGCGGGTACCCGATCGAGCAGCTCGCGAAGAACTCGACCTACCTCGAGGTCGCCTGGCTCCTCATCTACGGCGAGCTGCCCTCGGCGAGCGAACTCGCCGACTTCGATAACCGCATCCGCCGGCACACGCTGCTCCACGAAGACCTGAAGCGGTTCTTCTCCGCTCTGCCGCACACCGCGCACCCGATGTCGGTGCTGTCAGCCGCGACCGCGGCGCTCTCGACCTACTACGAGAACCAGTCCGACCCGCACAACCCCGAGCATGTCGAATTGAACACGGTCCGGATGCTGGCGAAGCTGCCCGTCATCGCCGCGTACGCGCATAAGAAGAGCGTCGGTCAGGCGTTCCTGTACCCCGACAACTCGTTGAGTTTCGTCGACAACTTCTTGAAGCTGAACTTCGGCGTGCTGAGCGAGCGCTACGAGATCAGCCCGGTCATGTCGCGCGCCCTCGAGCGTCTGCTGATCCTTCACGAAGACCACGAGCAGAACGCGTCGACGTCGACCGTCCGGCTCGTGGGCTCGACCGGCGCCAACATCTTCTCGTCGATCTCGGCCGGCATCAACGCCCTCTCCGGGCCCCTGCACGGCGGCGCGAACGAGGCCGTACTCGACATGCTCGGCCGCATCCGCGACTCGGGCGAGAGCGTCGAACGCTTCGTCGAGCGGGTGAAGAACAAGGAAGACGGTGTGAAGCTCATGGGCTTCGGGCACCGCGTGTACAAGAACTACGACCCGCGCGCGAAGCTCGTGAAGGAATCCGCCGACGAGGTGCTCGCCGAGCTCGGTGTCAGCGACCCGCTTCTCGACCTCGCCAAGGAGCTCGAGGAGATCGCGCTCAGTGACGACTACTTCAAGGAGCGTCGTCTGTATCCCAACGTCGATTTCTACACCGGCGTGATCTACAAGGCGATGGGCTTTCCGACGCGCATGTTCACCGTGCTGTTCGCGATCGGGCGTCTGCCCGGATGGCTGGCGCACTGGCGGGAGCTCAACACCGATCCGCAGAGCAAGATCGGCCGTCCGCAGCAGCTGTACACGGGAGCACCCGAGCGCAATTACCCCGGTCTGGGCTGA